A window of Mangifera indica cultivar Alphonso chromosome 11, CATAS_Mindica_2.1, whole genome shotgun sequence contains these coding sequences:
- the LOC123229097 gene encoding ethylene-responsive transcription factor ERF023-like, which translates to MPLKQQTKPESRKRTRQNDTQFRGVRKRRWGSYVSEIRLPGQKTRIWLGSFGSAEMAARAYDSAAFFLKGNAASLNFPDLVESLPRPESCSRRDIQVAAAKAAVQEVSASRVENECCGSEGDDWWECVETASFEEVKMRSEVSQMRFDSVVEEFHSLMDWENEILLGSSLEGFYYEEGFFY; encoded by the coding sequence ATGCCTTTAAAACAGCAAACGAAACCCGAATCCAGAAAAAGGACCCGCCAAAACGACACCCAATTTCGTGGAGTTCGTAAACGGAGATGGGGCAGCTACGTTTCTGAGATAAGGCTTCCGGGTCAGAAGACCCGAATATGGCTTGGATCATTCGGGTCAGCGGAGATGGCTGCCCGGGCTTATGACTCCGCGGCTTTTTTCCTGAAGGGAAACGCTGCGAGTTTGAACTTCCCTGACTTGGTTGAGTCGTTGCCCAGACCTGAATCCTGTTCGAGGAGGGATATTCAGGTGGCGGCGGCCAAAGCGGCTGTTCAGGAAGTGAGTGCGAGTCGGGTGGAGAATGAATGTTGTGGGTCGGAGGGTGATGACTGGTGGGAGTGTGTAGAAACGGCGTCGTTTGAGGAAGTGAAGATGCGTTCTGAGGTGAGTCAAATGAGGTTTGACTCGGTTGTTGAGGAGTTCCACAGTTTAATGGATTGGGAGAATGAGATTTTGTTGGGCTCTTCTTTAGAAGGCTTTTATTATGAGGAGGGCTTTTTTTATTAG